In the Methanothrix sp. genome, one interval contains:
- the nrdD gene encoding anaerobic ribonucleoside-triphosphate reductase — translation MNGKNKQLTLTGVVVSAMPKVRTTDGHLLDWDRNAIVKQLLKETKLSENFYKMPAITEDEAKEIAKEVERRIRWMNVRYLSGPLVREIVNVVLLERHHPEWRNICTRIGTPVYDAHLIDIGTGFESRENANLQDNAETSHKKKADKISKEQYLLLLPPHLSDHHISGDLHIHDLEYFGTRPFCQDHDLRYFFYYGLMPDGRGTKASVAGPAKKPEVAILHAVKALGSAQTNFAGGQGFYNFLTFVAPYLEGLSYTDIKQLMQMFVYEMTQMMVARGGQLVFSSVQLTPGVPTIWKDKPAVYKGRIWNGEQAPLRTYGEFEREVRLAFKALMEVMLEGDYWGKPFNFPKPEISIEPDFMKEDEEFNRAHPDLPTYRDLYMLAFKLAAKYGAPYFDNQLPEYRGAGKGISCYQCCAYQFSSTFQNDTEFEDKLYFKDGKHFSMGSWQVVSLNCPRAAYRARGEDELLFEYLKELMDVSVEIFKVKREWMNKIIANGRMPFATQRPRDPVTGEKGAMAVDLEKLVYTIGVVGINEMVQFHTGKQMHESRDAWRFAVRAMTEMQLYVKKLSRDHGMTIALARTPAETTAQRFAVSDLLHDEYRECARRVVKGDLRTALENLHRTRDLPVYYTNGTHVCVNADIPIMERAMLEHVFFPIVDGGNIFHIFLGENDPDPESLMSFGMNLAKSTQIGYFAFTRDMTVCLSCCAISPGLQEMCPRCGSAEVDHISRITGYLQAVSGWNAAKQQELRDRKRYRDLS, via the coding sequence TTGAACGGGAAAAACAAACAGCTGACCCTTACGGGTGTTGTTGTCTCCGCGATGCCCAAGGTGCGCACCACAGATGGGCATCTGCTCGACTGGGACAGGAACGCGATAGTGAAGCAGCTTCTCAAGGAGACCAAGCTATCTGAGAATTTTTATAAAATGCCCGCCATAACTGAGGATGAGGCAAAAGAGATCGCGAAGGAGGTGGAGCGCAGGATACGATGGATGAACGTCCGCTACCTCTCAGGGCCCCTCGTCAGGGAGATCGTGAACGTGGTTCTTCTCGAGAGGCATCATCCCGAGTGGCGCAACATATGCACAAGAATAGGCACACCCGTGTACGATGCTCACCTCATCGATATAGGCACAGGGTTCGAGTCGAGGGAGAACGCGAACCTTCAGGACAACGCGGAGACGTCGCACAAGAAGAAGGCAGACAAGATCAGCAAGGAGCAGTACCTCCTGCTTCTTCCCCCGCACCTCTCAGATCACCACATCTCCGGGGACCTCCACATCCACGATCTGGAATACTTCGGCACACGTCCGTTCTGCCAAGATCATGATCTCAGGTACTTCTTCTACTACGGATTGATGCCTGACGGGCGCGGGACCAAGGCATCCGTCGCGGGTCCTGCCAAGAAGCCTGAGGTGGCGATACTCCATGCGGTAAAGGCGCTTGGCAGCGCGCAGACGAACTTCGCAGGAGGGCAGGGCTTCTACAACTTCCTGACATTTGTGGCACCGTATCTGGAGGGGTTGAGCTACACGGATATCAAGCAGCTCATGCAGATGTTCGTCTACGAGATGACCCAGATGATGGTCGCGCGGGGCGGGCAGCTAGTCTTCTCCTCAGTCCAGCTCACGCCTGGCGTGCCCACGATCTGGAAGGACAAACCTGCTGTCTATAAAGGAAGGATATGGAACGGGGAGCAGGCGCCCCTCAGAACATACGGCGAGTTCGAGAGGGAGGTGAGGCTCGCATTCAAGGCGCTGATGGAGGTCATGCTGGAGGGCGATTACTGGGGAAAGCCGTTCAATTTCCCGAAGCCGGAGATAAGCATCGAGCCTGATTTCATGAAGGAGGACGAGGAGTTCAACCGTGCACATCCGGATCTGCCGACTTACAGAGATCTGTACATGCTTGCCTTCAAGCTTGCTGCAAAGTACGGCGCGCCATACTTCGACAACCAGCTCCCAGAGTACAGAGGTGCTGGAAAGGGGATATCGTGCTACCAGTGCTGTGCGTATCAGTTCTCCTCCACCTTCCAGAACGACACCGAGTTTGAGGACAAGCTCTACTTCAAGGACGGAAAACACTTCTCGATGGGTTCGTGGCAGGTCGTCTCGCTGAACTGCCCGAGGGCTGCCTACAGGGCGCGCGGGGAGGACGAGCTGCTCTTCGAGTATCTAAAAGAGCTGATGGATGTCTCAGTGGAGATCTTCAAAGTGAAAAGAGAATGGATGAACAAGATCATAGCAAACGGACGGATGCCGTTTGCCACCCAGCGGCCCAGGGACCCGGTCACCGGAGAGAAGGGCGCGATGGCTGTGGATCTTGAGAAACTCGTCTACACAATAGGCGTCGTGGGTATAAACGAGATGGTCCAGTTCCACACAGGTAAACAGATGCATGAATCGAGGGATGCATGGCGGTTTGCTGTCAGGGCGATGACCGAGATGCAGCTTTATGTTAAAAAGCTGAGCAGGGACCACGGGATGACCATCGCGCTTGCGAGGACTCCAGCCGAGACCACTGCGCAGCGCTTTGCGGTCTCGGATCTGCTGCATGACGAGTACAGGGAGTGCGCAAGGCGTGTTGTGAAGGGTGATCTCAGGACAGCGCTGGAGAACCTTCACAGGACAAGGGATCTGCCGGTCTACTACACAAACGGCACCCATGTGTGCGTGAACGCAGACATCCCCATAATGGAGCGGGCCATGCTGGAGCATGTCTTCTTCCCGATAGTGGATGGGGGCAACATCTTTCACATCTTTCTGGGAGAGAACGATCCGGATCCAGAGTCGCTGATGAGCTTCGGGATGAACCTCGCGAAGAGCACTCAGATCGGGTACTTCGCGTTCACCAGGGATATGACCGTGTGCCTGAGCTGCTGCGCAATATCTCCGGGTCTCCAGGAGATGTGCCCGCGCTGCGGCTCTGCTGAGGTGGATCACATAAGCAGGATAACAGGATACCTGCAGGCTGTCAGCGGCTGGAACGCCGCGAAGCAGCAGGAGCTCAGGGACAGGAAGAGATACAGGGACCTCAGCTGA
- the hisC gene encoding histidinol-phosphate transaminase, translating to MGHRHLLVDTLQSLTPDDPGISMMDVERLYGIPAERIIFLSRNENPYGPSPEVVRAVSSADLRRYPSQDEFLSAAAEYLGVSEDLVIAGAGLDGIIDTVSRLFLERGRSVFIPVPTYTYYELAARLCGAKPVLGRNLREIPKDTSLTFICSPNNPTGGLIDDELLREVLEGTDSMVFLDEAYAEFAGVGHAEWVERYENLIVGRTLSKAFGLAGLRIGYAVAPEWVVEQYTRAAPVFGISAPAIAGGVAALRDTDHMRRIVEKIVAERERVARYLRASPSHANFLYVETERNSSALVEDLLKEGISVKDCSGIPGSDNHHIRVTMGTPEQNDAFLEAYRRVEGSRSSR from the coding sequence ATGGGCCACCGGCACCTCCTTGTGGACACACTGCAGAGCTTGACACCTGACGATCCCGGGATCAGCATGATGGATGTCGAGCGCCTTTACGGCATACCCGCTGAGAGGATAATATTTCTCAGCAGGAATGAGAACCCGTACGGCCCGTCTCCCGAGGTCGTCAGGGCCGTGAGCTCCGCGGATCTGAGAAGGTATCCGTCGCAGGATGAGTTTCTGAGCGCTGCTGCGGAGTACCTTGGCGTTTCAGAGGATCTCGTGATCGCAGGGGCAGGGCTTGATGGCATAATTGACACTGTGTCGAGGCTCTTCCTGGAGAGGGGCCGGTCGGTGTTCATACCTGTGCCGACATACACCTACTACGAGCTCGCAGCGAGGCTCTGCGGCGCAAAGCCCGTGCTCGGCCGCAATCTGAGGGAGATTCCAAAGGATACATCACTCACATTCATCTGCTCACCGAACAACCCCACAGGAGGGTTGATAGATGATGAGCTGCTCCGGGAGGTTCTGGAGGGCACAGACTCCATGGTCTTTCTGGATGAGGCTTACGCCGAGTTCGCGGGTGTGGGCCATGCGGAGTGGGTCGAGAGGTACGAGAACCTCATCGTTGGAAGGACTTTGTCAAAGGCATTCGGCCTCGCAGGGCTCAGGATAGGGTATGCGGTCGCGCCAGAGTGGGTGGTGGAGCAGTACACCAGGGCTGCGCCGGTTTTCGGCATAAGCGCTCCTGCGATAGCTGGCGGCGTGGCAGCTCTGAGAGATACAGACCACATGCGGAGGATCGTCGAGAAGATCGTGGCTGAGAGGGAAAGGGTCGCTCGATATTTGAGGGCGTCCCCATCGCATGCAAATTTCCTGTATGTGGAGACCGAGAGGAATTCCAGCGCGCTAGTTGAGGATCTTCTGAAAGAAGGAATATCTGTAAAGGACTGCTCGGGAATACCTGGCTCTGACAACCACCACATAAGGGTCACCATGGGAACGCCGGAGCAGAACGATGCATTCCTGGAAGCTTACAGAAGGGTGGAGGGGTCACGCAGTTCGCGATGA
- a CDS encoding ribose 1,5-bisphosphate isomerase has product MIEDTAEKIRSMEIRGAGLIARAAAAALRDFALTLDVSSLDEFDRELKNAADTLLRTRPTAVSLSNAVRMVVRYRSADLESARREIVANAERFIERSLKAVERIGEIGSRRVRDGDVILTHCNSSAALAVIERAHTDGKSIRIIATESRPRYQGHLTIKRLDEVGIPTELIVDSAVRSVIEDVDLVVVGADVITANGSLVNKIGTSQIALCAHEARKPFMVAAETYKFSPDTLMGELVEIEERGPEEVLDDYMRYKHLRVRNPAFDVTPHQYIDVICTEVGAIPPEMSYIIIKEWLGWEMGA; this is encoded by the coding sequence ATGATAGAGGATACCGCAGAGAAGATCAGGAGCATGGAGATAAGGGGCGCAGGGCTCATCGCACGTGCCGCAGCTGCTGCGCTGAGGGATTTTGCTCTGACCCTCGACGTCTCGAGTCTGGATGAGTTCGACAGGGAACTGAAGAATGCTGCGGATACGCTTCTAAGAACCAGGCCAACGGCCGTCTCCCTATCGAATGCCGTTAGGATGGTGGTGAGGTACCGTTCTGCTGATCTCGAGTCTGCCAGGAGAGAGATCGTGGCAAATGCTGAGCGCTTCATAGAGAGATCCCTGAAGGCTGTGGAGAGGATCGGTGAGATCGGAAGCAGGAGGGTCAGGGATGGGGATGTGATACTGACTCACTGCAACTCAAGCGCTGCTCTGGCGGTCATAGAGCGCGCTCACACGGATGGAAAGAGCATAAGAATCATAGCCACCGAGTCCAGGCCCAGGTATCAGGGGCATCTGACCATAAAAAGGCTTGATGAGGTCGGCATTCCAACAGAGCTGATTGTGGATTCTGCAGTCAGAAGCGTCATCGAGGATGTGGATCTTGTTGTTGTCGGCGCTGATGTGATAACTGCCAACGGCTCGCTCGTCAACAAGATAGGGACATCACAGATCGCTCTCTGCGCACATGAGGCCAGGAAGCCGTTCATGGTGGCAGCAGAGACTTACAAGTTCAGCCCGGACACTCTCATGGGGGAGCTTGTCGAGATCGAGGAGCGGGGACCTGAGGAGGTTCTGGATGACTACATGAGGTACAAACATCTCCGGGTGAGAAATCCTGCCTTCGATGTGACACCACATCAGTACATAGATGTGATATGCACCGAGGTCGGAGCCATACCGCCCGAGATGAGCTACATAATAATAAAGGAGTGGCTCGGCTGGGAGATGGGTGCATGA
- a CDS encoding NAD(P)H-dependent oxidoreductase has translation MARILVAYYSRTGNTEKMARAVAEGAKDAGAEVALKRVEDVQLDDLKSADGIVIGSPTYYGLMAAEVKQLFDRSAKVRGKLENKIGAAFTSSASIEGGNQTTILSIIQAMMIHGMVVAGDPMETGGHYGAIAIGSPDDNSLNTCRKLGERVAKLAERIWR, from the coding sequence ATGGCTAGGATACTGGTCGCGTACTACTCCCGCACGGGCAACACGGAAAAGATGGCCAGAGCTGTGGCGGAGGGGGCGAAGGATGCTGGAGCAGAGGTTGCTCTCAAGAGGGTAGAGGATGTGCAGCTCGATGATCTCAAATCGGCCGACGGAATAGTGATCGGCTCGCCCACATACTACGGGCTGATGGCGGCAGAGGTCAAGCAGCTCTTCGACAGAAGCGCGAAGGTTAGGGGGAAGCTGGAGAACAAGATCGGTGCTGCCTTCACCTCGTCTGCAAGCATCGAGGGGGGAAATCAGACGACGATCCTCTCCATAATTCAGGCGATGATGATACACGGGATGGTAGTTGCAGGGGATCCGATGGAGACCGGAGGGCATTACGGCGCCATAGCAATTGGATCTCCTGATGATAATTCTCTGAACACATGCAGAAAGCTTGGCGAGAGGGTCGCAAAGCTGGCTGAGAGGATATGGAGATGA
- the aglJ gene encoding S-layer glycoprotein N-glycosyltransferase AglJ — protein sequence MKRDDVCVLIPTLNEAGSIRGVIEDFRRMGFQDILVIDGHSTDGTPDLAREAGARVIVQSGSGKGQALLEAFGLIDKEYIVLIDGDGTYLPSEVDRLLDPLMRGRADHVIGNRFSNLRGGSLKRLNLVGNWLINLLFGIIYGVRLRDILSGYRAFTRSGISSLDLSMTGFEIESEITIESLKKGLRIVEVPITYLPRAGGTRTKLSPLRDGPKIMLTIYRLAKTQNPLFYFGLMGAIFGSVGFMLGLYVVRDWLNGRVEHIPLTILTAILIIVGFQLFLMGIQGDMMATMHREVMRELYRKRR from the coding sequence TTGAAGAGAGACGATGTTTGTGTGCTTATACCCACGCTCAACGAGGCGGGGTCCATCAGGGGAGTCATAGAGGACTTCCGACGCATGGGCTTCCAGGATATCCTCGTGATCGACGGGCACAGCACAGATGGCACCCCTGATCTGGCGAGGGAAGCCGGCGCGAGGGTGATCGTCCAGAGCGGATCCGGGAAGGGGCAGGCCCTCCTCGAGGCCTTCGGGCTTATAGACAAGGAGTACATCGTGCTCATAGATGGCGATGGCACGTATCTGCCGTCAGAGGTTGACAGGCTTCTGGATCCACTCATGAGGGGCAGAGCTGATCACGTCATAGGTAACAGGTTCTCCAATCTGAGGGGCGGATCGCTGAAGCGTTTGAACCTGGTGGGGAACTGGCTCATCAACCTGCTATTCGGGATAATCTATGGGGTGAGGCTCAGGGACATACTCTCCGGATACAGGGCGTTCACCAGATCGGGTATCTCCAGCCTGGATCTCTCAATGACAGGCTTCGAGATCGAGTCGGAGATAACGATAGAGAGCCTGAAGAAGGGCCTCCGGATCGTGGAGGTACCGATAACGTACCTGCCGAGAGCAGGTGGAACCAGGACCAAGCTCAGCCCGCTCCGAGACGGCCCGAAGATCATGCTAACGATCTACAGGCTCGCCAAGACACAGAATCCTCTCTTCTACTTCGGGCTGATGGGTGCTATCTTTGGATCTGTCGGATTTATGCTCGGTCTATACGTCGTGAGGGACTGGCTCAACGGAAGGGTGGAGCACATACCTCTGACGATCCTGACCGCTATACTGATCATCGTCGGGTTCCAGCTGTTCCTCATGGGCATCCAGGGAGACATGATGGCCACAATGCACAGAGAGGTGATGAGGGAGCTCTACAGAAAGAGGCGTTAG
- a CDS encoding phosphoglucomutase, translating into MIFRAYDVRGIYGDELTEDVAMRVGAAFGTYLSGGAISLGRDTRTSGPSLEGAFLRGVLGTGVDVHSYGVIPIPILGYVTMRSGRRAAAYISASHNPPEYNGIRFRTGDGYGMLYREAGIVDIYTGGGFRSGNGSLTVEDADRAIIEYGDYAAEKVEITRDLRVVLDTGNGSACGISPVYTRAGIDVELLNATMDGRFPGRGPAPTAESLRDAAAKVISTGADFGVGFDPDADRGMVIDDRGRVLPPEKIAIIIARRRYKPGDLVIAGFDCSMILERELERYGIKVQRERVGDVFVANRVKNSGAVLGVERSGHFFIPEFQYSDDPFAMSLALAEIVAVERLSHMADEIPDYPYIQKSIRLKDIADAPALMRRLLERLSDLEPDTTDGIKVMGEGHTVLIRPSNTEPLIRIYVESVKDDVKEIAGMYENMILSAMRSGN; encoded by the coding sequence GTGATCTTCAGAGCATATGATGTTAGGGGCATCTACGGAGATGAGCTGACAGAGGACGTTGCGATGCGCGTCGGTGCCGCTTTTGGCACCTATCTCTCAGGCGGGGCGATATCTCTGGGCCGGGATACCAGGACCAGCGGCCCCTCGCTGGAGGGTGCGTTTCTCAGGGGCGTTCTCGGGACAGGCGTGGATGTTCACAGTTACGGCGTGATACCAATACCGATTCTGGGATACGTGACCATGAGGAGTGGGAGAAGAGCTGCAGCATACATATCTGCTTCTCACAACCCACCTGAGTACAACGGCATACGCTTCCGAACCGGCGATGGCTATGGCATGCTTTACAGAGAGGCCGGAATTGTGGATATATACACAGGAGGCGGGTTCAGGTCTGGAAATGGAAGCCTGACCGTGGAGGACGCTGACAGGGCAATTATCGAGTACGGAGATTATGCTGCAGAGAAGGTCGAGATAACCAGAGATCTCAGAGTCGTGCTCGACACGGGCAACGGATCTGCATGCGGCATCTCTCCTGTATACACCAGAGCCGGAATCGATGTGGAGCTCCTGAATGCGACCATGGACGGAAGGTTTCCGGGGAGAGGGCCCGCGCCAACAGCAGAATCACTTCGAGACGCTGCTGCGAAGGTTATCAGCACAGGCGCGGACTTCGGAGTGGGGTTTGATCCAGATGCAGACCGCGGGATGGTGATCGATGATAGAGGGAGAGTTCTGCCCCCTGAAAAGATAGCGATAATAATCGCGAGAAGGCGTTACAAACCAGGAGATCTGGTCATTGCAGGCTTCGATTGCTCCATGATACTGGAGAGGGAGCTCGAGCGCTACGGGATAAAGGTGCAGCGTGAGAGGGTTGGTGATGTATTTGTGGCCAACAGGGTCAAGAACTCGGGGGCGGTTCTCGGCGTCGAGAGAAGCGGTCATTTCTTCATTCCCGAGTTTCAGTACTCCGACGATCCATTCGCCATGAGCCTGGCGCTTGCCGAGATCGTGGCCGTGGAGCGGCTCTCTCATATGGCTGACGAGATACCTGATTATCCATACATCCAGAAGAGCATAAGGCTGAAGGATATCGCTGATGCACCGGCTCTGATGAGGAGACTCCTGGAGAGGCTCTCGGATCTCGAGCCCGACACCACCGATGGCATAAAGGTGATGGGGGAGGGTCACACCGTTCTCATAAGACCATCGAACACCGAGCCGCTGATCCGGATCTACGTGGAGAGCGTGAAGGATGACGTGAAGGAGATAGCGGGCATGTATGAGAACATGATCCTGAGCGCAATGAGGAGCGGGAATTGA
- the pyrI gene encoding aspartate carbamoyltransferase regulatory subunit — MAERELKVRPIRSGTVIDHIQAGQALNVLKILGISGTTDATVSVIMNVGSRKLGKKDIVKVEDRELREDEVNKIALIAPGATINIVRDYAVVEKYAVDLPDVIVGVVRCQNPSCISNTNEPIKPKMLVKGKNPVVLRCFYCDQPLTERIADYLL, encoded by the coding sequence ATGGCGGAGAGAGAGCTCAAGGTCCGCCCCATCAGGTCTGGAACCGTCATAGACCACATACAGGCAGGTCAGGCGCTGAATGTGCTCAAGATTCTCGGCATCTCCGGGACAACTGATGCGACAGTCAGCGTGATAATGAATGTCGGCAGCAGAAAGCTGGGCAAGAAGGATATAGTGAAGGTCGAGGACAGAGAGCTGAGGGAGGATGAGGTCAACAAGATAGCCCTCATAGCTCCGGGCGCGACTATAAACATAGTCAGGGATTACGCGGTTGTGGAGAAATACGCTGTCGATCTACCGGATGTGATAGTGGGAGTTGTGCGCTGCCAGAACCCGAGCTGCATATCAAACACCAATGAGCCGATAAAGCCGAAGATGCTGGTGAAGGGGAAGAACCCGGTCGTTCTGCGGTGCTTCTACTGCGATCAGCCTCTGACAGAGAGGATCGCGGATTACCTGCTTTGA
- the pyrB gene encoding aspartate carbamoyltransferase, which yields MLKRRHVLSMKDFSREEIDEILETAESLEPYARGKGSDILDGKILALMFFEPSTRTRMSFETAMKRLGGRTINLGSAEASSIAKGESLADTIRVVGGYADAIVIRHPKEGSARLAAEFSPVPVLNAGDGAGHHPTQTLLDLYTIKKESHLDDLSIALVGDLKYGRTVHSLAYALSLYGADIYLVSPPTLRMPEQIIGDLSRMGTRVTEVSDLREVIEEVDVLYITRIQRERFPDPVEYNRVARSYSITTRDLEGAKPELRIMHPLPRVDEISPSIDETEHAVYFRQSFYGVPVRMALLKMILED from the coding sequence ATGCTGAAGAGGAGACATGTGCTCTCCATGAAGGACTTCTCCAGGGAGGAGATCGACGAGATCCTGGAGACCGCGGAGTCGCTCGAGCCGTACGCGCGCGGAAAGGGATCTGACATTCTCGATGGGAAGATCCTCGCGCTGATGTTCTTCGAGCCGTCCACGCGCACCAGAATGTCATTCGAGACTGCGATGAAGCGGCTCGGCGGCAGGACAATAAACCTGGGCTCGGCTGAGGCGAGCTCCATAGCCAAGGGCGAGTCGCTCGCAGATACGATACGGGTCGTCGGTGGATACGCGGATGCCATAGTTATAAGGCATCCGAAGGAGGGATCGGCACGGCTCGCCGCAGAGTTCTCGCCAGTTCCGGTCCTGAACGCCGGTGACGGTGCAGGCCACCATCCAACGCAGACGCTTCTCGATCTGTATACAATAAAAAAAGAGAGCCATCTCGACGATCTCTCAATCGCGCTCGTCGGGGATCTGAAGTACGGCAGGACAGTTCACTCTCTCGCATACGCGCTCTCCCTCTACGGAGCTGACATATACCTGGTATCACCCCCAACTCTGAGAATGCCTGAACAGATAATCGGGGATCTCTCAAGAATGGGCACGAGGGTGACAGAGGTCTCTGATCTGAGAGAGGTCATAGAAGAGGTCGATGTGCTCTACATTACAAGAATCCAGCGGGAGCGCTTTCCGGATCCAGTGGAGTACAACAGGGTGGCGAGGAGCTACAGCATAACCACAAGGGACCTGGAGGGCGCAAAGCCGGAGCTCAGGATAATGCATCCACTCCCCAGAGTTGATGAGATATCCCCGTCTATAGATGAGACAGAACATGCGGTCTACTTCAGGCAGTCCTTCTACGGCGTGCCTGTGAGAATGGCCCTGCTCAAGATGATCCTGGAGGATTGA
- a CDS encoding CDC48 family AAA ATPase: protein MSESVRLKVAEADQRDVGKGIARVSDEYMKRMGVRPLDVIEITGDRRTAALVVSAYSSDQGLDIIRMDGLIRSNAGSSIGQYVEVKKAEWSEAKHVTLAPVTKGMQIFAPSEVLTKVFQGRPVCKGDIISTTSVRRPPSDTFGRETMFEEIFRGFLGAQAFGLGEIKLRVVSTNPPGLVKITDATEIELLPQAVEISERPVPSVCYEDVGGLKNAITKVREMIELPLKHPELFDRLGIDPPKGILLYGPPGTGKTMLAKAVANESDAYFISVNGPEIMSKYYGESEKALRDIFEEAEKNAPAIIFLDELDSIAPKRGEVTGEVERRVVAQLLSLMDGLKERKNVLVIGSTNRPEALDVALRRPGRFDREIELGVPDYEGRKEIFQIHTRGMPLADDVNIDEFAELTYGFVGADIAAVCREAAMNALRRILPEIDLDEPTIPKEILDRLVVRRVDFEAALREIQPSALREIMVEVPKVSWDDIGGLEDVKQLLIEAVEWPLRYANNFKRLGINAPKGILLYGPPGTGKTMLAKAVANESDANFITAKGSALLSKWYGESEKRVAEIFRKARQVAPAVIFLDELDALVPVRGGAVGEPHVTERIVNQLLSEMDGLEELHGVVVIGATNRPDIVDPALLRPGRFDELILVPVPDKPSRRKIFEVHTKNMPLAPDVDIDALVEMTEHYTGADIAAICRKAGRLALRESMSSEYVQQRHFLAAIREIGPSVTPDTMKYYLRLAESLRKKASREIERGDMYV, encoded by the coding sequence ATGAGCGAATCTGTGCGGCTGAAGGTTGCAGAGGCAGATCAGAGGGATGTGGGAAAGGGCATAGCCAGGGTCAGCGATGAGTATATGAAGAGAATGGGCGTGCGCCCGCTTGATGTCATCGAGATCACAGGCGACAGGAGAACCGCTGCGCTGGTCGTGAGCGCTTACAGCTCAGACCAGGGGCTGGACATCATACGCATGGATGGCCTGATCAGATCGAACGCCGGATCGAGCATAGGTCAGTATGTTGAGGTGAAGAAGGCGGAGTGGTCAGAGGCGAAGCATGTGACCCTCGCCCCCGTGACGAAGGGCATGCAGATCTTCGCTCCGAGCGAGGTGCTCACCAAGGTCTTCCAGGGGAGGCCGGTGTGCAAGGGCGACATAATCTCGACCACAAGTGTTCGAAGACCACCATCAGATACATTCGGCAGAGAGACGATGTTCGAGGAGATATTCCGGGGTTTCCTGGGAGCGCAGGCGTTCGGCCTGGGAGAGATCAAGCTCAGGGTCGTCTCCACGAATCCCCCGGGGCTTGTCAAGATAACTGATGCGACCGAGATCGAGCTTCTGCCCCAGGCAGTTGAGATTTCAGAGCGCCCGGTGCCATCTGTCTGCTACGAGGATGTCGGCGGGCTGAAGAACGCCATAACCAAGGTCAGGGAGATGATCGAGCTACCGCTGAAGCACCCGGAGCTTTTCGACCGGCTGGGCATAGATCCACCCAAGGGCATACTCCTCTACGGGCCCCCGGGCACCGGGAAGACCATGCTGGCTAAAGCCGTGGCAAACGAGAGCGATGCGTACTTCATATCTGTCAACGGTCCGGAGATAATGTCGAAGTACTACGGTGAGTCCGAGAAGGCCCTGAGAGATATATTCGAGGAGGCTGAGAAGAACGCTCCCGCGATAATATTCCTGGACGAGCTGGACTCGATAGCTCCGAAGCGCGGCGAGGTCACAGGAGAGGTGGAGAGACGTGTTGTGGCACAGCTCCTCTCGCTCATGGACGGCCTGAAGGAGAGGAAGAACGTTCTCGTCATCGGCTCCACAAACAGGCCCGAGGCCCTGGATGTCGCCCTCAGGAGGCCCGGAAGGTTTGACAGGGAGATAGAGCTCGGGGTCCCGGATTATGAAGGCAGGAAGGAGATCTTTCAGATACACACCAGGGGGATGCCTCTTGCAGACGATGTCAACATCGATGAGTTCGCGGAGCTGACCTACGGATTCGTTGGCGCGGACATAGCGGCAGTGTGCAGGGAGGCTGCCATGAATGCTCTGCGCAGGATCCTGCCGGAGATAGATCTGGATGAGCCGACGATACCCAAGGAGATCCTCGACAGGCTCGTCGTCCGGCGGGTCGACTTCGAGGCTGCTCTCAGGGAGATACAGCCCTCTGCGCTGAGGGAGATAATGGTCGAGGTTCCGAAGGTCAGCTGGGATGACATAGGCGGTCTTGAGGACGTGAAGCAGCTCCTCATAGAGGCAGTTGAGTGGCCGCTCCGCTACGCGAACAACTTCAAGAGGCTGGGGATCAACGCGCCAAAGGGAATACTGCTGTATGGACCGCCAGGCACTGGAAAGACCATGCTGGCAAAGGCGGTTGCAAACGAGAGCGATGCCAACTTCATAACGGCGAAGGGAAGCGCGCTCCTATCAAAATGGTACGGCGAGAGCGAGAAGCGGGTCGCGGAGATATTCAGAAAGGCCAGACAGGTCGCTCCAGCTGTGATATTCCTGGATGAGCTCGATGCACTCGTACCGGTCCGCGGCGGTGCGGTTGGGGAGCCCCATGTCACGGAGAGGATCGTGAATCAGCTGCTCTCAGAGATGGACGGCCTGGAGGAGCTCCATGGTGTTGTGGTTATAGGAGCGACAAACCGCCCGGATATCGTGGATCCGGCGCTTCTGAGGCCAGGAAGATTCGACGAGCTTATACTCGTGCCTGTGCCTGACAAACCCTCCAGAAGGAAGATCTTTGAGGTTCACACAAAGAACATGCCTCTGGCTCCGGATGTCGACATAGATGCGCTTGTTGAGATGACAGAGCATTACACCGGCGCGGATATAGCGGCGATATGCAGAAAGGCAGGCCGCCTGGCGCTCAGAGAGAGCATGAGTTCGGAGTATGTTCAGCAGAGGCACTTCCTGGCGGCGATTCGCGAGATAGGTCCCTCTGTGACCCCTGACACCATGAAGTACTACCTGCGGCTTGCGGAGTCGCTGAGGAAGAAGGCATCCAGAGAGATTGAGCGCGGAGATATGTACGTGTGA